A segment of the Jatrophihabitans endophyticus genome:
CCGGCATGCCCGGCTCGGACTCGCGCGCCAGGATCGCCGCGACGATGCTCGAGTCGAGTCCCCCGGACAGGAAGACGCCGACCGGGACGTCGGCCATCATCCGGTCCCGTACGCCCTTCACCAGCGTCTCGCGGATCGCGGTGCGCGCCTCGTCCCTGGTGGCGTAGGGCGCGCCGACCGGCTCGTCCACGCCGAGCGGATCGGTGCGCAGGTCGACGAACGGGACGAGCCCCGCGTCGGGCGTCCAGTGATGGCCGGGCGGGAACTCCTCGACGACCGGGCGCACGTCGTCGGGGAAGGCGCCGAGCTCGGACGCGGCGAGCAGCCGGTCGTCGTGCCGCGCCCAGTACAGCGGCTTGACGCCGAGCGGGTCGCGGGCGAGCACGAGACCGCCGTCCGCGTCGGCCACGGCGAAGGCGTACATGCCTCGCATGTCGTGGATGTCGTCGGTGCCGCCGGCGTCGATGACGTGCAGGATCACCTCGCTGTCGGACTGCGTGGCGAAGGGGCCGGGCAGCCGCGCGCGCAGCTCGTCGTGGTTGTAGATCTCGCCGTTGGCGACGACCCAGCGCTCGGACCGCCCGCCGCGCAGCGGCTGCTGCCCGCCGTCGAGGTCGACGATGGCGAGCCTGGTGTGACCGAGCCAGGTCGGCCCGACGAGCCGGGACCCCTGGCCGTCCGGGCCACGGTGCGCGATCGGCCCGAGCATCGACTCGCCCAGGGCGGTCGTCGCGCGCAGGCGTTCGGGCGTGGGGGCGAGGTCATGGACGACGGCGATACCGCACACGCGGCTCAGCTCCTCGATTAGGCAACTGCCACCCGACCATACGGCGAATTCGCACGAGTGGGCCGCCGCGACCGCAACTCGCCGCGTGTTCCGGCCGTCACGCCGCCCCCGGCTGGCGCGGGTCAGGTGACGGGGACGGGGGCGACGTCGGCGGGGTCGGCACCGCCGAGCAGGGCGAGGACGGGGTCGGCGTAGCGGGTGAGCTTCGTCGGCCCGACGCCGGAGATCTGCGCGAGGCCGGCCCGCGACGTGGGGTGTGCGTCGGCGATGGCGACGAGGGTCGCGTCGCTGAACACCACGTAGGGCGGAACGCTCTGCGACTCGGCCTGCGCCTTGCGCCAGGTGCGCAGCCGACCGAAGAGCTCGGCGTCCTCGGCGGCGGCGGCCTTGGGGCGCTTGCGGCTCGCGACCGGCGGCGGGGTGGCCGGCCGCAGCCCGTCGAGGAAGCGGCTGGCGCGCCGCCCCCTGCGCTGCCCGGGGCTACGGGCCAGCGCCCACGACAGGGCCAGCTGCTCGCGGGCCCGGGTGATGCCGACATAGAGCAGCCGCCGCTCCTCGGCGATCTGCGCCGGCGTCGTGGCGTGCTGGATCGGCAGTGTGGTGTCAGTGAGGCCCACGAGGAAGACGGCGTCCCACTCCAGGCCCTTGGCCGAGTGCAGCGACGCAAGCGTGACGCCCTGCACCGTGGGGGCGTGCTGCGCGCCGGCGCGGGCGTCGAGCTCGGCGGTGAACTCGTCGAGGTGGGCCTGCGGCGTCACCGCGAGCACGTCGTCGGCGAGCGTGACGAGCGCGGCGAGGGACTCCCAGCGCTCGCGGGCCGCCCCGCCGGGCGGCGCGTTGTCGGGGTACCAGCCGAGGCTCGACAGCACGCCGCGGATGGCGTCGGGCAGCGCCTCGTCGCCCACCTCGCCGCTGCGCGCCGCGCCCCGCAGCAGCAGCCGGGCCTCGCGGATCTCGGGACGGTCGAAGAACCGCTCGCCGCCGCGCAGCACGTAGGGCACCCCGGCGCGGGTGAGCTCGGCCTCGTAGACCTCGGACTGCGCGTTGATGCGGAACAGCACCGCGATCTCGGCCGCGGGCACGCCCGCCTCGATCAGCCGCGAGCACCGGGCGGCGACGTCGGCGGCCTCGGCGGGCTCGTCGTCGAACTCGGCGAACGTGGGGACGGGGCCGTCCGGCCGCTGCCCCACGAGCTCGACGCCGGACTGGCCGCCGCCGACGAGCGAGTTGGCGAGCTGCACGACCTGCGGGGTGGAGCGGTAGTCACGGTGCAGCCGCACCACGACCGCGTCGGGAAAGCGCCGCCGGAAACCGAGCAGGTGCTCGGGGGACGCCCCGGCGAAGGAGTAGATGGTCTGGTTGGCGTCGCCCACCACGCACAGGTCGGTGCGGTCGCCGAGCCACGCGTCGAGCAGCCGCTGCTGCAGCGGCGAGACGTCCTGGTACTCGTCGACGACGAAGTGGCGGTAGCGGCTGCGGACCTCCTCGGCCACCACGGCGTTGTCCTCGAGGCCTGCCGCCATGATCAACAGCAGGTCGGCGAAGTCGATCTGCCCCATGCGTCGTTTCGTGGCCTCGTACTCGGCGTAGAGCTTGGCCACGGTGTCGGGCGTCATCGGCGTCTCGCGGCCGGCCTCGCGGACCCGCGCCGGATAGCTCTCGGGCGTGGCCAGCACCGACTTGGCCCAGTCGATCTCGGCGGCGAGGTCGCGCAGCTCCGTGCGGTCGACCTTCAGCCGCAGCCGCGCGGCCGCGTTGCCGACGACGCGGCGCTGGTTGTCGAGCACCTCGGGCAGCCCGCCGCCGAGCAGCTGCGGTGCGAAGTACTGCAGCTGGCGCAGCGCCGCGGCGTGGAACGTGCGCGCCTGCACGCCGTGCGCGCCGAGCGTGCGCAACCGCGTGCGCAGCTCACCGGCGGCGCGGGCGGTGAAGGTGACGGCCAGCAGCTGGCCCGCGGGCACGGCACCGCTGCGCACGGCGTAGGCGATGCGGTGGGTGATCGCCCGGGTCTTGCCGGTGCCGGCGCCGGCCAGGATGCAGACCGGCCCGCGCACCGCGACCGCGGCCTCGCGCTGCTCGGGATCGAGCCCGGCGAGGACCTGATCGGCCGCCGCCCCGGCCGTCTCGCGCTCGCTGGTCTGCACGGTCACCGATACTGCCAGCGCCGTCCGACAGGTTCCCGGCGCGGGTCGGCAGCTCGCGCAGCCCGCGCAGCGGGGAGGCGGCCAGCAGGCCGTTGCTCGCGAGGTAGGCGGCGAAGACGACGAGCAGCGCCGTCCGGGGCCCGGTCGCGGCCCCCAGCACGCCGCCGACGACGGCCCCGATCGGGATCGTGCCGTAGTTCACGACCTGCTGCGAGGCGGTGACCCGGCCGAGCAGCCCCGCCGGGCAGTACCGCTGGACGAAGCCGGCGCGGACGATGTTGCCCGCGACGACGGCCGCGACCAGGCCGAGCTCGCCCAGCACGAACAGCACGACCGGCCACCCGGACGCGGCGAGGGGGACGAGCAGCGCCGCCGGCGGCGCGGCCAGCATGCTGGCGACCAGCGCACGCCCCGTCCCGAGCCGGCGGGTGAGCGAGGGCACCGCGGCCGCGCCGAGCACGCCGCCGACGCCGCCGAGGGCCAGCAGCAGTCCCGCCGTCCCCGCGCTCGCGCCGACGTCATGCACGAGGAACGCGATGATCAGCACGTTCGACGCGCTCAGCGTGAGGTTGGCGAGCGCACCGAAGCCCGCGAGCGAGCGCAGCAGCTGGTCGCCCCACACGAAGCGCAGGCCGTCGCCGATCTCGCGGCGCAGCGCCGGCCGCGGCCCGGACGGGACGGACGGCTCGGACCGCCGGGGCGCCTCGGCCACCCGCATCCGCAGCAGGCAGCCGAGCGACACCGCGAAGCTGACGGCGTCGGCGAGCAGCGCGTTGGCCGCGCCGAACGCCTGCGCGAGCAGGCCGCCGAGGCCCGGGCCGGCGACGCGGGCCGCGGACTCGGCCCCCTGCAGCCGCGCGTTCGCGCCCACCAGCTCCTCCGGCCCGGCCACGGCCGGGATCAGCGCCCGGTAGGCGGCGGTGAAGAAGACGTTGGCGGTGCCGGCGACGGCGGCGACCAGGACGAGCTGGGCCAGGCTCAGCACCCCCAGGGCCGCCGCGACCGGCACGCTCGCGAACGCGACCAGCGACACGACGTCGCAGCCGATCATCACCCGCCGCCGCGACAGCCGGTCGACCCAGGCCCCGGCCGGCAGGCCGATCACGAGCCACGGCAGCCAGGTGACGGCCTCGAGGACGCCGACCGCGACGACGCCGGCGTCGAGCACGGCGAGCGCGACGAGCGGCAGCGCGAGACCGGTGACGCTCGCCCCCAGCGCCGAGGTGGTCTCGCCGAACCAGAGCAGTCGGAAGTCGCGCCCCCGGACCCCGGCGGCGGCGCTCGCGGCGCTCACGGCTGCGCCGGGACGCCGTGGCAGAACACGAACACCGTGTCGCGGCGGGCGCCGTCGTCGGGGAGCTCGCGCTCACGCCACCGCTGGGCGAGGTCGCGGAACTCGCGGGAGAACTGCTCCAGCTCGGCCGGGGTGAGGCGCAGCCACGTGTTGGTGGAGAACGGCCCCTCGCCCCACGTCTCCCGGGCGTCCTGGTCGGCCTCGTTCCACGCCCGGACGTAGCCGGCCTGCCGCTCCAGGTTCAGCGACGAGGCGGCCCGCTCCAGGGCGTCGCTCGCCGGGTCGTCGGCGAAGTCCGTCGTCGACCACTGCACGGTGCGGGTGACGAGCCGCCACCACCGCTCGCGTCGGTCGCGGGCGAGCTCGGGCGCCTCGGCCACGAGGTCGCTCGCGGCCAGCGTGCGCAGGTGGTGGCTGATGTTGCCGACGGCCTGCCCGGTCCGCTCGGCGAGCATGCTCGCCGTGGCCGGTCCGTCCAGCAACAGGATGTCCATCAACCGCCGCCGCAGCGGGTGCGTGACCGCGGCGAGCGCCTTCGCGTCGGTGATCTGACGGGTCGTCCATTCCTGCGTCATGCGCCGACCGTAAACGTACAACGAGCATTGTGCAATGTTTCTTGTACAAGTCGTCTTGCATACTGGGGACGGAACACCCCGCGCGGTGTCGGTGTTGCCGGGTACGAATCAGCAGGACCAGCGAACCGAGGAGAACGACCCGCCGATGATGACGATGTACACCACCACCTGGTGCGGCTTCTGCGCGCGCCTCAAGGCCGGCCTCGCCCGCGAGGGCATCGGGTACGACGAGGTCGACATCGAGCGCGTCGACGGCGCGGCCGAGGTGGTCGAGAGCGCCAACGGCGGCAACCGCACCGTCCCCACCGTCGTGTTCGACGACGGCACCGCCCTCACCAACCCCTCCGTCGCCCAGGTGAAGGCCAAGCTCGCGGCGTGAGCCACCCGGCCACCGAGACCCCGCGGTGGCGGGCCCTCGCCCCCGATCGGCTCGTCGCCGAGCTGGCGCGGGCGCTCGCCACCGTCGACGGCACCGTGCGGGTCGCGTTCGACGGGCCGCCGGCGGCCCGACCCGAGACCCTCGCCGACGCCCTCGTCACCCCGCTGCAGGCGCTCGGCAGGCCGACCGTCCACCTGAGGTCGAACCTCTTCTGGCGCGATGCGTCGTTGCGGCTCGAGTACGGCCGGGAGGACGTCGAGTCCTACCTCGGCTGGCTGGACCACGGCGCGCTGCAGCGCGAGGTCCTCGCGCCGATCGTCGAGCGCGGCGAGTACCTGCCCTCGCTGCGCGACCCCGAGACCGATCGCTCCACCCACGCGGCGCCCGTCGCCGCGGCGCCGGGGACCGTCCTCCTGGTCAGCGGCGAGCTGCTGCTCGGGCTCGGGCTGCGCTTCGACCGCGTCGTCCATCTGACGATGTCGTCGGCCGCCCGCTCGCGGCACACCCCGCCGGAGTCGGCTTGGACGCTGCCCGCCTTCGACGAGTACGACGCCACGGTGCACCCGTGCGAGCTCGCCGACGTCGTCGTCAAGCTCGACGACCCGTCCCACCCCGCGGTGCGCGGCCTTGCCTGACCGAGCCGGGCCCGGCCGGCAACACGGCTGGCTGCGCCGCATGGGCGCCCAGCTCATGCGGCACCGGCGCCACGTCGTGCTGGCGTTCGGCGCGGCCCTGCTGGGTAGCGCCGGGCAGGTCGTGGTCCCCCTCATCGCCCGCGAGATCGTCGACGACGTCGTCATCGCGCGCACCGCGTCGCTGTGGCCCTGGCTGGTGACGCTGTTCGTCGTCGCCGCCGCGACGTTCGCGCTCGCCTACGTGCGGCGCTACCGCGGCGGCCTGGTGGCACTGGCCGTCCAGCTGGACCTGCGCAACGCCGTGCACGACCACCTGCAGCGCCTGGACCAGGCGACGCTGCGCCGGCTGCCGACCGGCCAGCTCGTCTCGCGCGCCAACTCCGACTCCGGGCTGGTGCAGGGACTGTTGATGTTCCTGCCGCTCGTCACCGGCAACGTCGTGCTGATGGTGCTGGCCGTGGTCGTGATGTTCGTGCTGTCGCCGCTACTGGCCCTGCTCGCGCTCGTCGTCATCCCCGCGCTGTTCGCGGTGTCCTACCGCATGCGGCAGCGCATCTTCCCCGCGACCTGGGACGCCCAGCAGCACGAGGGCGACGTCGCCCAGATCGTGGACGAGGGCGTCACCGGCGTCCGCGTCGTCAAGGCGTTCGGCCAGGAGCGGCGCGAGCTGGCCCGGCTCACCGGCGCGGCGCAGACGCTGTACGGCTCGCGGCTGCGCGCGGTCCGGCTCACCGCGCGCTACCAGCCGTTGCTCGAGGCGATCCCCACCCTCGCGCAGGTCGCGATCCTCGTGCTGGGCGGCCTGCTCGCACTGCACGGCACGATCAGCATCGGCACCTTCCTCGCGTTCTCCACCTACGTCGGCCAGTTCGTCGCCCCCGCCCGGCAGCTCGCGGGCGTGCTGACCGTCGGGCAGCAGGCCCGCGCCGGTGTCGAACGGATCTTCCAGCTGCTCGACCTGCCGCCGGCGATCGCCGACGCCCCCGGCGCCGTCGAGCTGGCCGACGTGCACGGCGAGATCCTCTTCGACGACGTCCGCTTCGGCTACGACCCCGACTCCCCCGTCCTCGACGGCTTCACGCTGCACGTCGCCGCCGGTGAGCGGGTCGCGCTCGTCGGCGCGAGCGGCAGCGGCAAGTCCACCGTCACCGCGCTCGTCTCCCGCTTCGAGGACCCGCAGACGGGGACGGTCCGCCTCGACGGGCACGACCTGCGCGACGTCACGCTGCACTCCCTGCGACGCCAGGTCGGCGTCGCGTTCGAGGAGAGCTTTCTCTTCTCCGACACCATCCGGGCGAACATCGGTTACGGCCGGCCCGACGCCGGCGACGCCGAGATCGAGGCCGCCGCTCGCGTGGCGCAGGCGCACGAGTTCGTCCTGGCGCTGCCGGCGGGATACGACACCGTGGTCGGCGAGCGCGGGTTGACGCTCTCCGGCGGGCAGCGGCAGCGGATCGCGCTCGCCCGGGCGATCCTGACCGATCCGCGGGTGCTGATCCTCGACGACGCCACCAGCGCGGTCGACGCCCGTACCGAGGGAGCCGTCCACGACGGCCTGCGCGACGTCCTCGCCGGCCGCACCACGCTGCTGGTCGCGCACCGCGTCTCCACGCTGCATCTCGCCGACCGCGTCGTCGTGCTCGACGGTGGGCGGGTCGCCGACTGCGGGACGCACGACGAGCTCAGCGCCCGCAGCGCCCACTACCGGCGGCTGCTCTCCGGCCTCGAGGACGAGCCGATCCGCCAG
Coding sequences within it:
- the asnB gene encoding asparagine synthase (glutamine-hydrolyzing), whose translation is MCGIAVVHDLAPTPERLRATTALGESMLGPIAHRGPDGQGSRLVGPTWLGHTRLAIVDLDGGQQPLRGGRSERWVVANGEIYNHDELRARLPGPFATQSDSEVILHVIDAGGTDDIHDMRGMYAFAVADADGGLVLARDPLGVKPLYWARHDDRLLAASELGAFPDDVRPVVEEFPPGHHWTPDAGLVPFVDLRTDPLGVDEPVGAPYATRDEARTAIRETLVKGVRDRMMADVPVGVFLSGGLDSSIVAAILARESEPGMPVHSFAAGTADSSDLAAARVVADHLGLVHHERVYTDDEVVAVLPDVVCSIESYEPSLVRSAVPNYLLAELAAQHVKVVLTGEGADELFAGYHHLRELDMPALRDALVSGIETLHHLNLQRCDRVTMAHGLEARVPFLSRELLAVAQRVPLEWKLLGEDGQEKAILREAFEGWVPQEILWRRKEQFGDGSGTADVMGRQAEALVPDQDWRAIRIPGLPEARSREELGYQRIFADHLGGIRAEQVLGRFATA
- a CDS encoding ATP-dependent helicase, with the protein product MTVQTSERETAGAAADQVLAGLDPEQREAAVAVRGPVCILAGAGTGKTRAITHRIAYAVRSGAVPAGQLLAVTFTARAAGELRTRLRTLGAHGVQARTFHAAALRQLQYFAPQLLGGGLPEVLDNQRRVVGNAAARLRLKVDRTELRDLAAEIDWAKSVLATPESYPARVREAGRETPMTPDTVAKLYAEYEATKRRMGQIDFADLLLIMAAGLEDNAVVAEEVRSRYRHFVVDEYQDVSPLQQRLLDAWLGDRTDLCVVGDANQTIYSFAGASPEHLLGFRRRFPDAVVVRLHRDYRSTPQVVQLANSLVGGGQSGVELVGQRPDGPVPTFAEFDDEPAEAADVAARCSRLIEAGVPAAEIAVLFRINAQSEVYEAELTRAGVPYVLRGGERFFDRPEIREARLLLRGAARSGEVGDEALPDAIRGVLSSLGWYPDNAPPGGAARERWESLAALVTLADDVLAVTPQAHLDEFTAELDARAGAQHAPTVQGVTLASLHSAKGLEWDAVFLVGLTDTTLPIQHATTPAQIAEERRLLYVGITRAREQLALSWALARSPGQRRGRRASRFLDGLRPATPPPVASRKRPKAAAAEDAELFGRLRTWRKAQAESQSVPPYVVFSDATLVAIADAHPTSRAGLAQISGVGPTKLTRYADPVLALLGGADPADVAPVPVT
- a CDS encoding ArsR/SmtB family transcription factor is translated as MTQEWTTRQITDAKALAAVTHPLRRRLMDILLLDGPATASMLAERTGQAVGNISHHLRTLAASDLVAEAPELARDRRERWWRLVTRTVQWSTTDFADDPASDALERAASSLNLERQAGYVRAWNEADQDARETWGEGPFSTNTWLRLTPAELEQFSREFRDLAQRWRERELPDDGARRDTVFVFCHGVPAQP
- a CDS encoding mycoredoxin — translated: MMTMYTTTWCGFCARLKAGLAREGIGYDEVDIERVDGAAEVVESANGGNRTVPTVVFDDGTALTNPSVAQVKAKLAA
- a CDS encoding nucleoside/nucleotide kinase family protein; translated protein: MSHPATETPRWRALAPDRLVAELARALATVDGTVRVAFDGPPAARPETLADALVTPLQALGRPTVHLRSNLFWRDASLRLEYGREDVESYLGWLDHGALQREVLAPIVERGEYLPSLRDPETDRSTHAAPVAAAPGTVLLVSGELLLGLGLRFDRVVHLTMSSAARSRHTPPESAWTLPAFDEYDATVHPCELADVVVKLDDPSHPAVRGLA